TTTGTTTAATACCCTTAACAACTTGAGACATCTCAATTTGATCAGTAGCAGATGAGCCTCCAACCAGAATAGCAGAAGCTCCTATTTTTTCTACATCTTGAGCTAGTTTACTAGAAGCCTCCAAATTTGAAACCTCAGAATCAATTAAGACAAACAATAGTGCATTTTTCTTCTCTAATTCAGATTTTAGGAATGATTCTACTTTTCCAGCCATAGTTGTGGTTTGTATATGACACTTTAAAGTTTAATTGGAATACTGGTATACAGTATTGTATAGCTATGGCAGAGTCTAAAGAATCTAATTTTAACAACATTATTAGTAAAATAATCAAAAAATCACTGTTTACAGAGCGACAAATTGAAATTATTTTAAATCAAAAGGATCTTTTAGAATCAAGTTTTTCCATATCTAAAGGTGCGTATTATAGGCAAGTAGGCCAATCTAGAGAGAAATTAGTTGCATTATTCTATTCAATCATTCTTTTACGTGGTTTAGGCATACTATTACCTGATGATATTGATGTGATATCCAAACTTTCTGAACAGATTAGTGTGATTAATGATAGTGATATCTTTCCTGAGAGAGAAGATGAAGTGATTAGTGTGATAGAGAAGCTAATCAGGCAAGCGTCAAATATGTAATTGGTGTGATTAGTGTGATTAGTATATTCAATAGTCTGTTGTGATTACCTTTATTGAATTGTGATTGTTAGTGTGAGATTGTTAATCTAAAGTGTGAAATAATTTTGGTCAATCACAATAAATCACAACATAGGCATAGAAATTGTGATGTTAGTAGAGATTCCTGATCCTGAAGTGATTTTAGGTGTGATTTTAGCATTTTTGATAGGTTTGGGTGGCTTGTATTTATTCTTCAAAATACGTCCATTCATAAAATCTAGTAGTGATATTGATGATCCTACTCAAACTGAGCGTTTAGAGTACTATGAAAGACAGTTAATTGATATGAAAATACGCCTGGATGCATTAGAAATTCAAGGAATTGATGAAAAGCCTGTTGATCCTAACCTGGAATTGAAACAATTCATGCAAGGATTAGTAGAAAATCATGAATCACAAAAAGAAGTTGAAGTGATTAAAGAGCCCGAAATTATTGTTGAAAAGCCTGTTTCTGTGCCTAATATTCCATATATTGAACATGTGAGCCCAACAGATTATGTGTTGCATCTTATCACAAACAAAGCTATGACATCACGTGACATACAAATCACAACAAAGAAGAGTAGAGAACATACTTCCAGATTAATGAAGAAATTATTTGAAAGTGGGTTGGTTGAAAGAAACACAGAAACAAAACCATATACTTATTCAATAACTGAAAAAGGAAAATCTAAAGTTGAAGATATTGCATCTAATCCAACTGTTGTGTAGATAGTTCAACATATTATTTTTAGAGTAATTTTAGTGAAAATATAAAAAATAGTCAGAAAATCATCATATTTTTTAATTATTTATAATAATATTATAATATTAAATTATATATATTATTAAATTATAATCATATTATGTCAGTACAGGAAAACGAAGTGTTAGTGAAAATAACATCTGCAGGTACTATTTCAATCCCAAAACAGTTTCGAAAATTTATGGATGTGCAAAAAGGAGAATATGTGAAAATGATTCTTGGTAAAGATAGATTAATTGTTAGAAAAGTAACTATTGTTTGATCAATTATTGTTGTTTTGGAGTAATTTTGATAGATTGGTAGGTCCATTCTCTTCCGGTTCTGGCCCTTTCTACCCTACCTTTTGAAGCAAATCTTGACAAATATGTCGAAATTACACTAAGTTTTACTGGTTCGTTAAACTCATCTTCATATTTTTCAAGAATGTTTGTTGAAGTAAATTTGCCCATAGGGAAGAATTTATCTACAATATGTGAAATTTTTGAGCCTACAGAGTCCATTTTTACAGATTGATCTTCCTCTTCTTCAATATTCATCAAATCCATCATTTCAAATATTTTTAAGACTTTGTCCCTGGTAACGTTCCCTTCTAA
This window of the Candidatus Nitrosomarinus catalina genome carries:
- a CDS encoding winged helix DNA-binding protein, with the protein product MLVEIPDPEVILGVILAFLIGLGGLYLFFKIRPFIKSSSDIDDPTQTERLEYYERQLIDMKIRLDALEIQGIDEKPVDPNLELKQFMQGLVENHESQKEVEVIKEPEIIVEKPVSVPNIPYIEHVSPTDYVLHLITNKAMTSRDIQITTKKSREHTSRLMKKLFESGLVERNTETKPYTYSITEKGKSKVEDIASNPTVV
- a CDS encoding AbrB/MazE/SpoVT family DNA-binding domain-containing protein is translated as MSVQENEVLVKITSAGTISIPKQFRKFMDVQKGEYVKMILGKDRLIVRKVTIV